CAGGGTGAACGGGCCGGCGGCCTGCACCTTGACCGGTCCGGCGTACTCCTCGGCCTGCTCGGCGAGCTGGTCCAGATCGCGTTCCATCAGGTCGCGGGCGCGGCGCAGGTCCTTGCCGGGGCGCGGGGCGATCCGCCAGCGGGCCGCGTACAGCTCGACCGGCAGCTCGACCAGCAGGCCGCCGGTACGGCCGATCAGGTCGGCGCCCGGCCCCCGGGCGGGCAGTTCGGGCAGGTGCGGCAGGGCGGGCAGCTCACCGAGCACGATCCGCTGCGCCTCGGCGATGTCGGTGCCGGGCAGCGAGCCGATGCCGGTCGCCGCCCCGGCGGGCCAGGGCCATACGTGATCAGTCACGCGCGAAGACTATCCGCTGCGCCGGCCACTGCCCGGCGGGACGGCGCTCCCCGCCGAGTGACGGCCCCGGCCGGGCGGCGGTCCCCGGTGACCGCGCGCCCCCACCGTCCCCCGGCGCGGCGTCGAACGGCTCGCACCCGTCGGGCGGCAGGGGGTGGAGCCGTCCGGGCAGCCAGGCGGTCGGACGGGAGAGGCGCCTGTGACGCCACCGCGACGGCCGGCCGGTCCGCTGCCGACACCATTGCCACACCACGCTACGAAGCTGATGACGTCAATGGATCGGCTGTCCTCGGCGACTCGGCGAAGAAGGTCTCTGCGCGCGTCGCCTCCCCGGGCCTGATTCATTCACGACATCAGCTTCATAGCGTGATGCGGGTGTATCAGCCGGTGATGGTGGCCGAGCCCAGCACCACATCCCCAGCCGGGTCCGGCCGGTACGCCACGATCGCCTGGCCGGCGGCGACCCCGCGGACCGGGCGGCGCAGCTCGGCGGCGAGCCCGTCGGCGGAGACCTCGACGGTGGCCGGCACCACGTCGCCGTGCGCCCGCAGTTGCACCTCGCACTCGACCGGCGCGGTCGGCCGCTCGCCGCCCGTCCAGACCGGCCGGGTCGCCCGGACCTCGGCGACCTCCAGCGCCTCGGCCGGGCCGACGGTCACCGTGTTGGTCTTCGGGGTGATGGAGAGCACGTAGCGGGGCCGACCGTCCGGGGCCGGCCGGTCCAGGTGCAGCCCGCGCCGCTGGCCGACGGTGTAGGCGTACGCGCCCGTGTGGCTGCCGACCACCGCGCCGGTGACCGCGTCGACCACCGCGCCGGGGGCCTCGCCGAGCCGCTGGGCGAGGAAGCCGCGGGTGTCGCCGTCGGCGATGAAGCAGATGTCGTGCGAGTCCGGCTTGTCGGCCACCGCGAGGCCGCGCCGAGCGGCCTCCGCGCGGACCTCGGCCTTGGTGGAGTCGCCGAGCGGGAAGATCGACCGGTCGAGCTGCGCGCGGGTCAGCACCGCGAGGACGTACGACTGGTCCTTGGCCAGGTCGACGCTGCGCCGCAGCAGACCGTCGGCGCCGAGGCGGGCGTGGTGGCCGGTGACCACCGCGTCGAAGCCCAGGGCCACGGCCCGGTCCAGCACCGCGGCGAACTTGATCTTCTCGTTGCAGCGCAGGCAGGGATTCGGGGTACGACCGGCCGCGTACTCGGCGACGAAGTCGTCCACCACGTCGGAGTGGAAGCGGTCGGCCATGTCCCAGACGTAGAACGGGATGCCGATCACGTCGGCGGCCCGCCGGGCGTCCCGGGAGTCCTCCAGCGTGCAGCAGCCACGGGCGCCGGTGCGGTAGGTCTGCGGGTTGCGGGCCAACGCCAGGTGCACCCCGGTCACGTCGTGCCCGGCCTCCGCCGCGCGCGCCGCCGCCACGGCGGAGTCCACCCCGCCCGACATCGCCGCCAGAACCCTCACCAGCCCACTCCCCTCATCCCACCGAGCGTATCCGGGTCAGCGGGGAGTGCGGAGGGCGGCAGCCCGGCGGGCGCGGTCCACCGCCGCCGGGAGGGCGACGATGAGGGCGTCGACGTCGGCGCGGGTGCTGGTGTGGCCGAGGGTGAAGCGCAGCGAGGAGCGGGCCCGGTCGTCGTCGGCGCCCATCGCCAGCAGCACGTGCGAGGGCTGGGCCACCCCGGCCGAGCAGGCCGAACCGGTCGAGCAGGCGATGCCCTGGGCGTCGAGAAGCAGCAGCAGCGCGTCGCCCTCGCAGCCGGGGAAGGAGAAGTGCGCGTTGCCGGGAAGGCGGTCGACCGGGTCGCCGTTGAAGACCACCTCGGGCACCGCGTGTCGGACCCGCTCGACCAACTCGTCGCGGAGCGCGGCAACCCGGGCGGCGTACTCCTGCTGGCCCTTCACCGCGGTCTCCACGGCGACCGCGAAGGCCACGATGCCGGCGGTGTCGAGGGTGCCGGAGCGGACGTCCCGCTCCTGGCCGCCGCCGTGCAGCAGCGGGGTGGCCGCGACGTCCCGGGCCAGCAGCAGCGCACCGACCCCGGCCGGCCCGCCGAGCTTGTGCCCGGTCACGGTCAGCGCAGCCATGCCGCTCGCGCCGAAGTCGACCGGCACCTGGCCGACCGCCTGGATGGCGTCGGTGTGGAACGGCACGCCGTGCTCGGCGGCGACCGCCGCCAGGTCGGCCACCGGCTGCACGGTGCCCACCTCGTTGTTGGCCCACATGGCGGTGACCAGGGCCACCCGGTCGCCGTGGGCGGCCAGCTCCGCGCCGAGCCGCTCCGGGTCGAGCCGGCCGGCGGCGTCGACCGGCAGCCAGCCCACCTCGGCGCCCTCGTGGCCGGCCAGCCAGTCCACCGCGTCCAGCACCGCGTGGTGTTCGACCGCGCTGGAGACCACCCGCGTCCGCTCGGGGCGGGCGGCACGACGGGCCCAGAAGATGCCCTTCACCGCGAGGTTGTCGCTCTCCGTGCCGCCCCCGGTGAAGATCACCTCGGAGGGGCGGGCGCCGAGCACGGCGGCCACCCGCTCACGGGACTCCTCCACCCGCCGGCGGGCACGCCGGCCCGCCGCGTGCAGCGAAGACGCGTTGCCGACCTCGCGGGCGGTGGCGACGTACGCCTCGAGTGCCTCGTCGAGCATCGGGGTCGTCGCCGCGTGATCCAGGTAAGCCATCACCGTTCAGCCTAACGGCCGAGACCCGGCACGCCGGATGCCGGAGTGCCGCTCGGCGTACGGGGCGGCCGCGCGGATGCTGCGGGACACCCAACTCCACCAGCACGTCGCGAATCTCCCGAGGGTTCCGGGGTACT
The window above is part of the Micromonospora inositola genome. Proteins encoded here:
- the mnmA gene encoding tRNA 2-thiouridine(34) synthase MnmA, which encodes MRVLAAMSGGVDSAVAAARAAEAGHDVTGVHLALARNPQTYRTGARGCCTLEDSRDARRAADVIGIPFYVWDMADRFHSDVVDDFVAEYAAGRTPNPCLRCNEKIKFAAVLDRAVALGFDAVVTGHHARLGADGLLRRSVDLAKDQSYVLAVLTRAQLDRSIFPLGDSTKAEVRAEAARRGLAVADKPDSHDICFIADGDTRGFLAQRLGEAPGAVVDAVTGAVVGSHTGAYAYTVGQRRGLHLDRPAPDGRPRYVLSITPKTNTVTVGPAEALEVAEVRATRPVWTGGERPTAPVECEVQLRAHGDVVPATVEVSADGLAAELRRPVRGVAAGQAIVAYRPDPAGDVVLGSATITG
- a CDS encoding cysteine desulfurase family protein: MAYLDHAATTPMLDEALEAYVATAREVGNASSLHAAGRRARRRVEESRERVAAVLGARPSEVIFTGGGTESDNLAVKGIFWARRAARPERTRVVSSAVEHHAVLDAVDWLAGHEGAEVGWLPVDAAGRLDPERLGAELAAHGDRVALVTAMWANNEVGTVQPVADLAAVAAEHGVPFHTDAIQAVGQVPVDFGASGMAALTVTGHKLGGPAGVGALLLARDVAATPLLHGGGQERDVRSGTLDTAGIVAFAVAVETAVKGQQEYAARVAALRDELVERVRHAVPEVVFNGDPVDRLPGNAHFSFPGCEGDALLLLLDAQGIACSTGSACSAGVAQPSHVLLAMGADDDRARSSLRFTLGHTSTRADVDALIVALPAAVDRARRAAALRTPR